tactggataactatctctttctctctaattTACCATCAGTATGAGGATAATGAACTGTGCTAGATTCTGTCTATATACTTCTCACCTCAATAACCcttccaagacctggaagtaacaataaagtcttcatctgataagatagaccttgaattctcaagaaggcatactatctctctcacagagAAATCTAAATACTGATCAGTTGAATTACTTGTCCTTTCTGATAGAAGTGGcccactttaaatactggtccataatgaaccaatccaaatcacgctgacccactaacTTGGGCAATCCCATTGCGAAACCCATTGCGATgttttcttatttccattataaaatactcaaaggctacaatgaccccactgatttctgatactctgtcttgacctgctaataggttaagaactttaccacgtattccattatgtccctctccatcccaagccATCAATAAAAAGCTTTCAAACTCTAGTACActgtcatgatgcctgaatgaagagaataaaagagaaacatgagattcatccagaatctcctaattaatctcagtgtccatcagattccaaatACAATCTCTATACCACGATAAATTCATACATGACACTGcaaaatccttagctaatccagctaagactttccactcaatctttcctatctgtggttcacttaattgtatTTCCTTTTAATCCACTttgagatagtaatctcaagcaaaaaactggccacctggcccaccagaactctactctagttctggtcagatcctttaaccagcATGTTGTATAAGCAATCACTTCTCcttgtcactgaggtgtcataaccacctactaactgattctgacctgcaagaagactcagaactctttcccaaggcacatgaaatatcctgcccatccaaggaaactcctacctACTGAGGTGTATGGACCCTTGTTCCTCGTCCTTTGGGTGCCAACATCATTGGTACTAAGTGGATCTTCAAAATAAGACTGATGAAGTGGGAAATGTGGCGAACAACAAGGCCAGGTTAGTTGCCCAGGGGTATACTCAGAGTGAGGGAGTAAAATTTGTGGAAACATTTGCTCCGGTGGCTAGATTGGAATCCATAAGACTCTTGTTGGCTGTGGCGTGTTACATGAAGTTCAAGttgtatcaaatggatgtcaagagtTCTTTCTTGAATGGCATCCTTATGGAAGAGGCTTATGTGTCGCAACCTCCTAGATTTGAGGATCTTCATCATGGAGATCATGTCTACAAACTGAACAAGGCATTGTATGTGCCGAATCAAGCCCATCGGGCATAATATGATCTTCTTACATCTTACTTGCTTGAAAATGGGTATACTAGAGGTAATGCTGATCAAACTTTGTTTATTAAACCTCTGAATCCTGGTATTGTTTGTGCCCAAATCTATGTAGATTGCATAGTTTTTGGATCCACTTGTGAGGCACACACCCACTCCTTTGTTCAACTAATGAcaaaggaatttgaaatgagcatggttggTGAACTAAGTTACTTTCTTGGTTTACAAATCAAATAACAAGATAATGGCATTTTCTTGTCTCAATCAAAATATGCCAAAAATATCCTCAAAAAGTTTGGTTTAGAAAATGCAAAACATGTTCGCACTCCTATAGGCACCACTGCCAAATTGATCAGAGAAGAAACAGGTAAAAAGGTCGATAAAACACTGTATAGAAGTATGAGTGGCAGTTTACTTTACATTACTGCTAGTCgtcttgatattttttttcagtGTTGGGGTTTGTGCTAGATATCAATCTGCCCCTACTGAACTGCATCTTACTGCTGTACCAAGAATTCTAAAATACCTGGCTGGTACCACTGACTCTATTCTTTGGTACTCATGTGATACTAATCTTTCTTTGGTTGGATTTAGTGACTCAGGTAACCTTGATGATTGGAAAAGCATTTAAGGTGGCTGTTTTTATGTGGGGAACATCCTGGTCTCTTGGCACAGCAAAAATCAAAACTCCATCTTGCTTTCCACTGCTGAAGAGGAGTACATTGTGATAGGAAGTTGTTGCACTCAACTTCTTTGGATGAACAAAATGTTGCGTGATTATGGCCTCTGTCTTGACACCTTGACTATCTATTGCGACAATACCAGTGCTATCAATCTCTCTAAAAACCCTGTCTAACATTCTCGTACCAAGCACATTGATATCTACCACCACTTTCTTCGTGAGTTAGTTGAGTCTAAACTTATTGTCTTATCTCATGTTGCATCTGAAAGTCAACTTGTTGATTTGTTTACAAAGGCTTTGAGTTCCCAAATTTTTTTCACTTGAGAAAGTCAATAGGAGTTTGTATGTTTGAGTGATCACATGTGGCATTTGAAAATAAGCAATATAGGTTGAGATTTCATCTTTTAACTTGACTATCTGCATGTGTGAGTCTTTTTTCAACTTGCTTTTCACAGTCATATGTCTTAAAGTGATGTAGGCTTGCTTATGCTCAGTAGTAGTATTACTTGATGCTTGAATTCTCAGTCTGGTTATTGCATTGAATTGTCTCCCCTATTAGAGATGCCTTATGTTTTAGTGTGAAAGCTTCCATTAGGTCACTTTGCAATGTGTAGTTTGCTCATTCACTTAGGACTGTGTGCCCGTGGAGAGGGCTACCTATGTGCTTGGCTCTCTAATTGGTAATTGTTGAGGGGATttctacaaaataaaaaaaaaataaaaaagaaatatacaaaaattaataataattttgaggGAGAGTTTACCTGGCACTTCTATAGCAGGCAGCTCATGAGGACACTTCACACACAAATGGAGATTGACTTTCTCTGCATTTTTTTTGCTGAGATTGATATTGTGTCTTATCAAGACTCACTTTTGCATCTATCAGGTCTATGTTACAACATGCTATATATCTGTTTCAACAATGTGTAGAAAGTCTTTCATTTTGCTTTGTGTCTTTTAAGTTGTTGTTTATCTTTGTCTATATTGTGTTTGGTTTCATGCTATTTGTTCTAACTTAAATATTTCAAATTCTATGTTCTCATGTGTCCAAGCATTTGGTcttactttaaaaaaaattaataataaaaaaaaatatcttgtgaGTCTTTGGTTTTATCGTTTCTGTCCCTTCTTTGtcatttttttcctttaaaaaaaattcaacatgaaaaaaaaaaaacaattcaaaCTCCCTCTTCCTCCCAACCCATGCCCTTCCCTTTCTTCTTCTCCGATGCCGATTCCAAATGCCAACTGCCTTTACGCCCTTCGCCGTTGCAATCACCTCCCCACCCCTCCCTCTCTCGACCACCCCGCCATCACCAACCCAGATCCCACCTTCCCCGAAACCCAACTCCCACCACCCCTACACTCCGACTCCACTCTCCACTCTCCCCAACCCCAACCTCTCTTCCATATTCCTTGACCCCACCCCTGAACTCCCCACTCCCATGAATCTCGAACCCTCTCTCCTCAAAACCGTGCTCCCCACCCCCACTAACCCCTCTTCCCCCCCCACCTTCAAGCACACCTTCTCCACCCTGTGACTCCTCCCCTCCACCCTCCCCACCACTCTGTGATCCCTCTCCACCACCCATGCCCCCCTCCGCTCCACCCAAACCCACTGGCATCGCCTCTCGACCTGCACCCACCAACAAATCCCTACCATTTCCTTTACTCCGCCCAGGCCTCCTGGTCGGGTCAAGACGTTGGCTCGCAAATGGAAGCCCTCTTCCGTTGTCGTGCCCGAGTTCACCCTGGACTCTCCGCCTCCATCGCGTCCTGCCAAGAAGCCCAAGTTTGTGCCCCTACCAGCACCAAAGGCCCCATCTTCCTCTCAGTTTTCCAAAGGCAAGGCTTCTGCATCCTCATCATCTAGAGGTAATGTCTGTCTGAACGCAAATTGCAAAAATTGGTTCACTGAGACTATTTATTTGCGAAAATTACTTCCTGAGCGATTGTTGGATTACTCAGAGTTTACTTCTTTGGGCTTATATGCCATTATTGAGTATCATGGGTGGAAAGAGTCTGTGTGTGCTCTGCGTGTGCCTTGTCCATCTTTGGTCCATGAATTTTATTCTAACCTTTTTGCTGATGTTATTGATCTGGTTCATGAAAATTTTGGGAAAGTGTTTTTGTGTGGCAATTGGATTCTGTTACTCCCTCGGTTATTACAGAATGTTTACACCTGCCCCTGCTTGATGCGCTTGTCTTCTCTGTTGAGTTTAATTCGGACATGGATGAGGTTGCTCGCACTCTCATTGGTAACCTTCTTTGACTTGGCCCGCTTTCTATGCTGTTCTTGATGCTGAACTCTCCCCTCTCTACCACATTTTGCACGTTGTTGTTATCTTCAATTGGCAGCCCACCGCTCACAAGTCCACGGTTGGGCTGATCTGGCTCATTTTCTCTTTGCCGTGGGTACCCGCCAGTCTATTAGTTTACCTCACTATCTGTTTCAGGTTATCTTGGAGGCTGCCTTGTGGCTTGGGGTATCTAGGATTTTGCCCCTTCCTTGTCTGATTCAACACATAGCTCACTGTTTCTTTGCTGTCCCTTCCAAAAGCTTGGACACCCGTCCCTCTCTCAAGGCCATAAACTTGGCCTCCACTAGGTCTAAAGCTAAGAAGAAAGGTCCCTCAGTTACGGATCCTATGGCTGCCTCTTCCTTGGGTGTTAAACAATCCTCATGGAAGTATTGCTTGTTTGACTGGATTCATTCTCTCAGCACTGAGTTTCAGTCCTTCAAATCTGAGTTCAGATTGGCCCAAGGCCAGAATCAAGCATTTCAGTCTGCAGTTCTTAGTCACCTTGGTCTACCTCCTCTCTCAGTCCCGTCTTCCGCTGCTGATGACTCTTTTGAGGAAGTGCCACCATCTCAGGGGGAGCAAGTCCTTAGTCCTATTGCCACTGGTTCCTGGCTGGCTGACACCCAGTCCGTGCCTCCTGTCGCTGCCCCTCAGGGGGAGTTTGTTGTGCCGCCGGGCACCCTTAAGCATCGCAAGAAGAAGAAGCAACCTTCTTCCTCCAAGTAGATGTGGTTCAACTTTGGCATGCTCTCTGAACATTGAGGGGGAGTTTCTTTAGATTCTCTTTTGTTATCTAACATTGTCTGTCTTTATTTTAGCTGAGTTTAAACTATTTTTACTACTTGCTGCTTTTGATTTTTCTCTATTAGTATTCGATTATATTTTAAGCAGGTGGCTTTGTTATTGGTATCCTAATATGACAATTTATCTAATTTAGTTAGTTGCTGTTATCAAATCTGGTTGTTGTTATTTCTTGTCAGCTTTGCGTGCTAAAAGTATAAATCAGTTCACTGTTCATATGCATGCCAAAGAGGGAGTTTGCAAGAGTTATTTTTGCCATGCATTGTTTTTCATGTTTAAACATTATTTTCATGTTATAACACTGAAAGCCTAGTAGCACGTGATTTCTATTTTTagcacatgacttgcttagctgGTTTTCTATTTTTAGCCCTAGCATATATATTCATTTGGTCTGTGTTTCCCTTACCTTTTTTAGCAGCTAAAAAGTGTCTTCTCCAAGAGGCATTCTCTGTAAAAGGTCTGAAGCTCTTGATGCTTCATTGTTCATTGCCCATGGCGTTTTGGTGATTCCTCACCATTTATCTCAAGTTTTCTGGTGTAAACCTTGAAGGGATTTCAAGATAAGTCTCAAGGGGAGCTTGAGCAGTAGCTGGAGGGAGTCTAGGAGATTAAGGGAGTCCAGCAACGTTCAAAACCAGTGGGAGACTGGTTGCTTGAAGACTTTCATAAATAGGGAGTTGTTTGTTGTTTGTAAACCAAATTAGAAGGGAGTTTTAATTTGTGTTTTTGTTGTTTGTATTTGTAATAACTCTGATTATTTTAGTGAATTTTCTTCACCTCTGGACTAGGTCCCATGGAGTAGGTTGTGAGAAATCATGACTGAACCATCTAAAAATGATTGTGTCATTTTCATTATTCTTGCACTTAATTATGATTCAAATAtgattttaatttgataaattgAGTTCTTAGTcaatgtcctttgggttgactaattccctagttgcttttatggatttgcTGAACAGAGTGTTCGatgattatttggaccagtttgtgatcgtcttcattgacgatattctggtttattctcagtcagagttagaacatgagcatcatttgaggttggttctataaagactgagggaacacagattgtttgcaaaattcacgAAGTGTGAATTctagttatctcaggtaactttccttggtcatattgtcagtaaggaggggatcaaggtggacccaaccaagattgaggcggtcaagGATTGGCCAAGGACAAAGAATGTTTCAGAGGTTAGAaacttccttgggttggcaggttattatagacgtttTGTGGATGgattctctaagattgctacGTCATTGACTGAACTAATACGCATGAATCAGAAGTTtatgtggtcagacaagtgtgagaaaaacttccaggaactgaagcagagtttggttacaactccagttctgagtcttccaacagatcaggagaagtttatgatatactgtgatgcctcacatcatggtttaggttgtgttcttatacagtcagggaaggtgattgcttatgcctcacaccAATTGAAAGAGTATGACCctagataccccactcatgatttagagttgacAGCTATGgtatttgcattaaaggtatgaaggcattacctttatggggagaagtgtgagatatacactgaacacaagagcttgaagtaatTTTTCACACAAAATGATCTggacatgagacaaaggcattgactggagttagtaaaggattatgattatgaaatcttgtatcacccaagaaaggccaacgtggtagcagatgctttaagctggaaAGGTTCGGGATAGGTTTTCAGTTatctagagagttagcagaggatatgaccagagctggcataGAGTTGCTGGTAGGCTAGTTGGCAAACATTACATTACAGTTTACGCTATTGGAGAGAATAAAAGAAggttagttgggtgatccacaactgacgaAGACCAGAGAAGATGTGTTAGCTGGAGTGTcaagagattatacagtgtcaaatATGGGCTTAttgaggtacaagggtcggatatgtgttccattggACACTACTATAAGAcaggagattcttgatgaatctcatactactccttactctttgcatctaggcaccacgaaaatgaatcaagatgtgagatcgttgtattggtggcctaggatgaagatggATGTGGCAGAATATGTGGTTAGTGCTTaacatgtcaacaagtcaagtTTGAGCATTAGAGGCCATCAAAGTTATTACAACCTATGGACATCTCAGAGTGGAAAttggaggacatcacgatggacttcgtggtggggttacctaggactgtgggtcaacatgattcgatatgggttattgtggatcgatacaccaagttagctaaCTTCTTACCAGTGAAGACTACTTATACTATTAGACATATTTGTATTGTCTCAATAGAAAATAAGAAatactattacaactctatgcaaaaatacaatagacaaggtaattgattaaataagattacaactcaataatcaaaatacaagtaaatgtagaaataagaggaataagaaaattataagaactaaaactctaaaacaaaggatacaaataaatatgttaataaaaaatagaagaagagaagacaaaagaaatagtagaaaaaataacaagaacaaaaaagtaaaatactctcactcacacaaccaaagtgaagagcattggggatcaccaacttgaacaaggtttacaacctttgcccaaaagcttatttctccctatctcaagcactaagggattttctcaatattggaaataactctctggaataatcaagcattttggtgtatttctagccaaatGCTCTAGTGGAAAgaaatagagttgtcttacaagtgagcattaggcttccATTTATAGAATTTTGAGAtaacctttgaatttcaaattccaccaacccccatggctgttatcaatatttaattggatgtttatggaattaaaatggagatttaggAGTTACTTTGGatgttagtgtaacgccctggttaccccagaacagttacggtgaaccgaaaatttaactcgttacctgagttctttggttaaaaacgtgcttctaggtattattaacaggctaaggtagaaaaccaataaaaaagaaatgatatattttatttgaaacatAAAACTTTTCATGGACCCATAAAAAACAttcacaagttatttacaactcaaaatgatcATTACAGTTTCAAGTTTACAAACCTgctgacctaagtggcaaaaatagggtaaaccccctagttcctctgagaactccttggtcatggtggtcaagcagccgcatatgtacacatcacacctaagctctccactcaagattgggtgagcttttctttccctttacctgcaccacatagcacccatgagccaaagcctagcaagaaaacacaataatgcatagaaatattaacaaatgattattattataatcacccagagcttatagctctgaacagatgagtgaatatcacttgaggttctggtaaaccataatgagtgactgacaagcatgtcactagcttaaacagatgagtgactgctgggtaagtcacacagggctcagcacccacatccatgtgactaaatagtcactgtggctctaagtaactagcctttggctagacaagtgcttatagtattcatcgaacttgaggtcggtccgacattaatgctcttctaAGTTATttaatgctgatatcgattagatctaatctttgttggcttgcgctgaacacactaaggccgttcctgacttatgagtcagcactgtgtgaccagtgcccagtaccactgccgaacttgactaatgagtcacagcttcacagttgatactgacacctttgccaattttgactaattagtcaatgccatgcacaagtgagcaagattttctaagcattcaataatcaatccatgtccacatttaatcattcaacatgcctcatgactaaccatgcatgtcacatatggggtgtagttttcttacctctgattcgagcgagagttaatataagaacgacccttgagaacgatcaacctttaagtcctttagcggtaCCCTAGTCGTAACCAAATATGGCACactatcaataaaatgaataacaaaggttcccgaaccaagatctaggctctgggacatcgaatcccaccaatctgggtagtaggaacgatcccgaggcctaaaaccaagttctcgaggtcaaaacactcaaaggGCCTTAGAACCCTGCCTGAGACGCGGGCTCCAGCCATACCAAGAGCAAGGGCCGTGGCACCCACTacccagggccgcggcgcccagcacgcCCAATTGCCTCcggctgcttcttcgagcttgggccgtgGCCCAACCCAGAAACCATCCAAGAACTCGAttttcttcatcccaaaccttccaaaaacatacctaaacacttccaaatccaaaaatcaaagtttccaaactttccaatgatccaaaaccatcaaatcccgaggctcaaacgaaccaaaaactcaacgattcacaaaatccaattcaaagcctAGAAActttaaaactcaaaacttaaaacttagattacctttgattgggttgtttctagtcaaatccttcagtcaagaagcttctaatctttcctaggatcgctaagCCTCGATCcccgcttgattccgactcctagaactcaagattcctTCGAAATttcctcgaacggtaaaatgaactaacaagAAGAGAGAAAGAGTATTTTCTaatgtacggttctatctgacaagttacttcaagcttaagtaacctcaaataaaacctagtgctcggggtcccgaaaacacccctggggacataatagtcaaaacttccagaatttcttcctgatctcaataactcccaatttatcatcaaataaacattctcattactcaatatcccaataaatgaccccgttatgacaaaaccgctaatttgaaatataagaacttctcatgccgaatagctcaaatatatctccataatagcGGGATCTTATCCATAagtcacaatatgcaccaaaatacacaaatatgccctcaacgggccaaattaccaaaacaccctaacatcaaatgtggacccacatgcatgcatttaacatcatattattatataattcacataaacatgcatataatcatttcatggcataattaaacaattatggccctctcggcctactaatctagccattaaaccgcattaggaatTTCGAGGCATTACAGTTAGAAcggttcaaattggaaaaaattgaaaaaacaaattggttgtcagcctcactggccgcagcTAGGActatcagtggctgcggccagggAAAGTCAGTgaccgcggccacaggccattttcagcacaaaatgtcatttttcca
This genomic interval from Humulus lupulus chromosome 8, drHumLupu1.1, whole genome shotgun sequence contains the following:
- the LOC133795135 gene encoding glycine-rich RNA-binding protein GRP1A-like; the encoded protein is MPVGLGGAEGGMGGGEGSQSGGEGGGEESQGGEGVLEGGGGRGVSGGGEHGFEERGFEIHGSGEFRGGVKEYGREVGVGESGEWSRSVGVVGVGFRGRWDLGW